One Faecalispora anaeroviscerum genomic window carries:
- a CDS encoding MIP/aquaporin family protein — MQNYLYEFLGTALLVLLGDAVVANVILNKTKGQNSGWIVISFGWACAVLIPALIFTASGAVFNPALVLGLAAIGKLSWAVVPGYIVAEMLGGFVGAILVWVMYKDHFEATDDGSTKLGVFCTGPAIRSYGNNFISEVIATFVLVFAILGIAQTPVNGVAAMGTFGVGAIIFACGASLGGTTGYAMNPARDLGPRLAHAILPIPNKRDSDWSYSWIPVVGPVCGGLLGAWLAAAIF; from the coding sequence GTGCAAAACTATCTGTATGAATTTTTGGGTACGGCCCTTCTTGTCCTGTTAGGCGACGCGGTAGTTGCCAACGTGATCCTGAATAAAACCAAAGGCCAGAACTCCGGGTGGATTGTGATTTCATTCGGGTGGGCCTGCGCGGTACTCATTCCGGCGCTGATCTTTACCGCCAGCGGCGCGGTATTTAACCCTGCCCTGGTGCTTGGCCTTGCAGCCATCGGCAAGCTTTCCTGGGCAGTTGTTCCGGGGTACATCGTCGCCGAAATGCTGGGCGGCTTTGTCGGTGCAATTTTGGTGTGGGTGATGTATAAAGATCACTTTGAGGCTACCGACGACGGCAGCACAAAGCTGGGCGTGTTCTGCACCGGCCCTGCAATCCGCAGCTATGGCAATAATTTCATCAGTGAAGTAATCGCAACTTTCGTATTGGTATTTGCGATTCTGGGTATCGCACAAACTCCGGTGAACGGTGTTGCCGCAATGGGTACCTTCGGTGTGGGCGCAATTATCTTTGCTTGCGGCGCCAGCCTCGGCGGAACCACGGGTTATGCGATGAACCCTGCCCGTGATCTGGGCCCCCGTCTTGCTCATGCTATTCTGCCGATCCCCAATAAGAGAGACTCCGATTGGAGTTATTCCTGGATTCCGGTAGTAGGCCCTGTCTGCGGCGGCCTTTTAGGCGCTTGGTTGGCGGCAGCGATTTTCTAA
- the glpK gene encoding glycerol kinase GlpK produces the protein MGKYLIALDQGTTSSRCIIFDKQGNIINVAQKEFTQIFPHPGWVEHDPMEIWSSQLAVLTEAKARCNVDVSDIAAIGITNQRETTIVWDRHTGQPVYNAIVWQCRRTAEYCDELKAKGLEQSVKDKTGLIIDAYFSGTKVRWILENVEGARERAEKGDLLFGTVDSWLIWKLTKGKCHVTDYSNASRTMLFNIHTLEWDDEILKEMGIPKSMLPEVKPSSYVYGNVDPEFLGGEIPIAGIAGDQQAALFGQCCFESGLVKNTYGTGCFILMNTGEKAVASQNGLITTIAWGLDGKVEYALEGSVFVAGAAIQWLRDGLRMIDNAAFTEAYAKKVPDSAGVYVVPAFVGLGAPYWDQYARGIIVGLTRGVEKEHFIRATVESLAYQSYDVMKAMEADAGVVLKEIHVDGGASANNFLMQFQSDILGINVLRPKIIESTALGAVYLAGLAVGYYKDKEDIRQNVALDRTFTPNMEESKRHELVSGWKEAVKRSFGWAAK, from the coding sequence ATGGGTAAGTATTTAATCGCATTGGATCAAGGGACTACCAGCTCACGCTGCATTATCTTTGATAAGCAGGGGAATATCATCAATGTGGCACAGAAGGAATTCACTCAGATTTTTCCGCACCCGGGATGGGTGGAGCATGACCCGATGGAGATCTGGTCGAGCCAGCTGGCGGTACTGACTGAAGCAAAGGCCAGATGCAATGTGGATGTCTCTGATATTGCGGCCATCGGCATTACGAACCAGCGTGAAACAACCATTGTGTGGGATCGCCACACCGGCCAGCCGGTCTATAACGCCATTGTATGGCAGTGCCGCCGTACCGCGGAGTACTGCGATGAGCTGAAGGCCAAAGGCCTTGAGCAATCGGTGAAAGACAAAACCGGCCTGATTATAGACGCCTATTTTTCAGGCACCAAGGTACGCTGGATTCTGGAAAATGTGGAGGGAGCCAGAGAGAGAGCTGAAAAAGGCGACCTGCTGTTCGGAACAGTAGACAGCTGGCTGATCTGGAAGCTTACCAAGGGCAAATGTCACGTAACCGACTACTCTAACGCTTCTCGTACCATGCTGTTCAATATACATACACTCGAGTGGGACGATGAGATCTTGAAAGAAATGGGAATTCCAAAGAGCATGCTGCCTGAGGTAAAACCCTCGAGCTATGTGTACGGTAATGTCGATCCGGAGTTTTTGGGCGGAGAAATCCCGATTGCCGGTATCGCGGGCGACCAGCAGGCTGCTTTGTTTGGCCAGTGCTGTTTTGAGTCCGGCCTAGTGAAAAATACGTATGGAACGGGCTGCTTTATCCTGATGAACACCGGAGAAAAAGCGGTCGCCTCTCAAAATGGGCTGATCACTACCATTGCCTGGGGCCTTGACGGCAAGGTGGAATATGCTCTGGAGGGCAGTGTGTTCGTGGCCGGCGCGGCAATTCAGTGGCTGCGTGACGGGCTGCGGATGATCGACAACGCGGCCTTTACCGAAGCCTATGCGAAAAAAGTACCGGACAGTGCCGGCGTTTATGTGGTGCCAGCCTTTGTCGGCCTTGGCGCACCGTATTGGGATCAATATGCCAGAGGAATCATTGTCGGCCTGACCCGCGGTGTGGAAAAGGAGCACTTTATTCGTGCCACCGTGGAAAGCCTTGCCTATCAAAGCTATGATGTGATGAAAGCGATGGAAGCAGACGCGGGCGTAGTGCTCAAAGAAATCCATGTAGACGGCGGAGCATCGGCCAATAACTTCCTGATGCAGTTCCAGTCAGATATTCTGGGGATTAACGTGCTGCGGCCGAAGATTATTGAAAGTACAGCTCTGGGCGCTGTGTACCTGGCCGGACTTGCGGTAGGGTATTACAAGGATAAAGAGGATATTCGCCAGAATGTGGCGCTGGACAGAACCTTTACACCGAATATGGAAGAATCCAAACGGCATGAACTGGTAAGCGGCTGGAAGGAAGCCGTAAAACGTTCCTTTGGCTGGGCAGCCAAGTAA
- a CDS encoding MerR family transcriptional regulator — protein sequence MKEFYKISEIAKLYGIGADSLRYYEKIGVLRPRRAKNGYRMYGLKDIYKLSILRDLRRLNFSVPQIREYLEHQSIDHTLTMLEEERQLLHRQLQELKGREQSLQKRICSLTEAQRISPGVFEVKEFPARPCLRLNEYITRDEEMDFAIKKLHQTHESRIQDFGNQAIGAQVSREDLKKGLENVFRSVFFLLPPGDQEADFTLPAGPYLTYCYRGEYTQSPGKIREALHHAEAKHLRVTGDPFELYLIDNRDTILPQEFFTEIQIPVETACKDNIKA from the coding sequence ATGAAGGAATTTTATAAAATCAGTGAAATTGCAAAGCTGTACGGAATCGGCGCGGATTCGCTGCGCTACTATGAAAAGATCGGCGTGCTGCGGCCCCGCCGCGCCAAAAACGGCTACCGCATGTACGGCCTCAAGGATATTTACAAGCTGAGCATTCTGCGCGACCTGCGCCGGCTCAATTTTTCTGTGCCGCAGATTCGGGAATATCTGGAGCACCAGAGCATCGACCATACGCTGACAATGCTGGAGGAGGAGCGCCAGCTCCTGCACCGACAGCTGCAGGAGCTGAAAGGCCGGGAGCAATCTCTGCAAAAACGCATTTGTTCCCTCACCGAGGCACAGCGCATTTCACCGGGTGTGTTTGAGGTAAAGGAATTCCCCGCGCGGCCCTGCCTGCGGCTGAACGAATACATCACCCGCGACGAGGAAATGGATTTCGCCATTAAAAAGCTGCACCAAACGCATGAAAGCCGCATTCAGGATTTCGGGAATCAGGCAATCGGCGCGCAGGTTTCCCGTGAGGATTTGAAGAAAGGTCTGGAAAACGTGTTCCGTTCCGTGTTCTTTTTGCTGCCGCCGGGCGATCAGGAGGCTGACTTTACTCTGCCTGCCGGGCCATACCTGACGTACTGCTACCGGGGGGAATACACCCAAAGCCCCGGTAAAATCCGCGAAGCGCTGCACCATGCCGAAGCAAAGCATCTGCGGGTAACCGGTGATCCGTTTGAGCTGTACCTGATCGACAATCGCGACACAATTCTGCCGCAGGAGTTTTTCACAGAGATTCAGATTCCGGTGGAAACAGCTTGCAAAGATAACATAAAAGCATAA
- a CDS encoding NAD(P)/FAD-dependent oxidoreductase codes for MKQEYDVIVVGGGPAGLAAALSARQNGAESVLLLERQADLGGILNQCIHNGFGLHYFKQELTGPEYAERFIDELKKSDIEVLTGTMVLELDLSEQRTVYAINPKRGYLELKAKAIVLAMGCRERTRGAIGIPGSRPAGVFTAGAAQLYMNLEGDRVGSRVVILGSGDIGLIMARRLTLEGAKVLGVYEVMPYSGGLTRNIVQCLNDYDIPLHLSHTITEIRGDKRVEQVVVQKVDENRVPIPGTEEVLDCDTVLLSVGLIPENELSRQAGLEVDPRTNGPVVYENMETSARGVFACGNVAHVHDLVDFVTAESQRAGKSAALCSKTGSPSEEGMLCLKNGFGVGYTVPQKIRPQGVEKSVDVFFRVNQIFRGARITVTSGEALIASYPREHITPGEMEKITLPLALLQKAESGELIVSIEKEE; via the coding sequence GTGAAACAGGAATATGATGTGATTGTCGTCGGCGGCGGCCCGGCCGGTCTTGCGGCGGCGCTTTCCGCCCGGCAGAACGGTGCGGAGAGTGTATTACTGCTGGAACGTCAGGCAGACCTCGGCGGAATTCTGAATCAGTGTATTCACAATGGCTTTGGACTGCACTATTTTAAGCAGGAGCTGACAGGCCCGGAATATGCCGAACGGTTTATTGACGAGCTGAAAAAAAGCGATATTGAGGTGTTGACCGGCACTATGGTGCTGGAGCTCGATTTGAGCGAGCAGCGCACCGTATATGCCATTAACCCCAAGCGCGGGTATCTCGAGCTGAAAGCGAAGGCGATTGTTCTGGCCATGGGTTGCCGCGAGAGAACGCGCGGCGCAATTGGCATTCCCGGCAGCCGCCCGGCAGGTGTGTTCACGGCGGGAGCGGCACAGCTGTATATGAATCTGGAGGGCGACCGTGTGGGCAGCCGCGTGGTGATCCTCGGCTCCGGTGACATCGGCCTGATTATGGCTCGCCGCCTGACTCTGGAGGGAGCCAAAGTGCTGGGTGTTTACGAGGTGATGCCGTATTCCGGCGGGCTGACCCGCAATATTGTGCAGTGCCTGAACGATTATGATATTCCGCTGCATTTGTCGCACACCATTACTGAAATTCGCGGCGATAAGCGCGTGGAGCAGGTGGTCGTGCAGAAGGTGGACGAAAACCGCGTCCCCATTCCGGGAACGGAAGAGGTACTGGATTGCGACACCGTGCTGCTCTCCGTCGGGCTTATCCCCGAAAACGAGCTTTCGCGCCAGGCCGGGCTTGAGGTAGACCCACGCACGAACGGCCCCGTGGTATACGAGAACATGGAAACCAGCGCCCGCGGTGTGTTTGCGTGCGGCAATGTAGCTCATGTGCACGATCTGGTGGATTTTGTCACTGCGGAAAGTCAGCGCGCCGGCAAATCTGCCGCGCTGTGCAGCAAGACCGGCAGCCCCTCCGAGGAAGGCATGCTGTGCTTAAAAAATGGCTTTGGCGTCGGTTATACCGTGCCGCAGAAAATCCGACCGCAGGGCGTGGAGAAATCCGTGGATGTCTTTTTCCGCGTGAACCAGATTTTTCGCGGCGCGAGGATAACGGTAACAAGCGGTGAAGCTCTGATTGCTTCGTATCCCCGGGAGCATATCACCCCCGGCGAGATGGAGAAGATTACCCTGCCGCTGGCTCTTTTGCAAAAAGCGGAAAGCGGCGAGCTTATTGTTTCGATTGAAAAGGAGGAATGA
- a CDS encoding glycerol-3-phosphate responsive antiterminator produces MNQEFIEALERNPVIAAIFDSSDLDEALQSPCEVIFLLSGNICELKGLIHKVHEAGKMMYVHIDLLEGVANDRSGIQFLKTYFCPDGVITTKAVVAKHAREVGVFVIQRFFLLDSKSYETVHKTVKNSDVDAIEILPGILPEIIHQISQCSSVPVIAGGLIRTKKNAMDSLAMGAMGVSTSCKKLWNM; encoded by the coding sequence ATGAACCAGGAATTTATAGAAGCACTGGAACGAAACCCTGTCATTGCGGCGATCTTTGACTCTTCCGATCTGGATGAGGCACTTCAGTCGCCATGTGAAGTAATCTTCCTTTTGTCCGGGAACATCTGTGAATTAAAAGGACTGATCCATAAGGTACATGAAGCGGGAAAGATGATGTATGTACATATCGATCTGCTGGAGGGAGTAGCCAACGACCGCAGCGGAATTCAGTTTTTGAAAACATATTTTTGTCCTGACGGAGTAATTACGACCAAGGCTGTTGTAGCAAAGCACGCGAGGGAAGTGGGTGTGTTCGTCATTCAGCGCTTTTTCCTTCTCGATTCCAAATCCTACGAAACCGTTCATAAAACCGTAAAGAACAGCGATGTAGACGCGATTGAAATTTTACCGGGAATCTTGCCGGAAATCATTCATCAGATCAGCCAATGTTCGTCTGTTCCTGTCATTGCGGGCGGGCTGATCCGTACCAAAAAGAACGCAATGGACAGCTTGGCCATGGGGGCCATGGGGGTTTCCACCAGCTGCAAAAAGCTCTGGAACATGTAG
- a CDS encoding YitT family protein, protein MNRLKALYQKNKELFTTKRMLLIMLGTAVGSFGITNIHQRVDITEGGVLGLVLLLNHWTGLSPSVLSPMLDLLCYALAFRLLGWDFIKVSAVSTVSLAAFFRLWEQFPPMLPDLSAYPLPAAILGGLFVGTACGLILQQGGSSGGDDALALAISKVTRCRIARAYLATDISVLLFSLSYIPLGRIAYSLVTVTVSSFLIDFIHNAGRSPALQEETGYEQGEASEAAEVTGNAQEPDSFEQELEEMTEC, encoded by the coding sequence ATGAATAGATTAAAAGCTCTTTATCAAAAAAACAAGGAATTGTTTACCACAAAGCGGATGTTGTTGATTATGCTCGGCACCGCGGTCGGTTCCTTTGGTATTACGAATATTCATCAAAGGGTGGATATTACCGAGGGCGGCGTGTTGGGTCTGGTTCTTCTGTTGAATCATTGGACGGGCCTTTCTCCGTCCGTTCTCTCGCCAATGCTGGATCTTTTGTGCTACGCTTTGGCATTCCGGCTGCTGGGGTGGGATTTTATCAAGGTTTCCGCGGTTTCCACTGTCAGCCTGGCGGCGTTTTTCCGGCTGTGGGAGCAATTTCCGCCCATGCTGCCCGATCTGTCCGCTTATCCGCTTCCCGCGGCAATTTTGGGCGGACTGTTCGTCGGCACCGCCTGCGGCCTGATTTTGCAGCAGGGCGGCTCGAGCGGCGGAGATGACGCACTGGCGCTTGCCATTTCTAAGGTGACGCGCTGCCGGATAGCGCGGGCCTACCTCGCAACGGACATCAGCGTGCTGTTGTTTTCTCTTTCTTATATTCCGCTGGGGCGCATTGCTTATTCACTCGTGACGGTAACGGTGTCGTCATTTCTGATCGACTTTATTCACAACGCAGGCCGCAGTCCGGCTCTTCAGGAAGAGACAGGCTACGAGCAAGGGGAGGCTTCGGAAGCAGCTGAAGTGACGGGAAACGCTCAGGAGCCGGACTCCTTTGAGCAGGAGCTGGAGGAAATGACGGAGTGTTGA
- a CDS encoding NAD(P)/FAD-dependent oxidoreductase has protein sequence MFDVAIIGGGACGCSLLYELSRYKVNAVLLEKENDVSVGTTKANSAIVHAGYDPEPGTLMARYNVEGNRIIEQLCADLDILYDKIGSLVLGFSEEDRATVEALYQRGVENGVPGLRIIETEELHRMEPALSETALFALWAPSAGIINPWELAIAQAEAAVQGGAKVMLDAEVTGIEKNGESFTIQTAQGPVEARFVVNAAGVYTDRIASMAGDNSFQITPNRGEYFVLDTTQGKLVSRVIFQCPTKVGKGVLVSPTVHGNLIVGPNAEDVDVDDADTTSNGLHNVRQAALRSVPTINFRDSIRNFAGVRAISTQDDFIVGPSKACEGFFNIAGIKSPGLTSSPAIARDMVQHLHRAGLELSPNPDFVSKRRVLRFKSLSAKERGEAIQRNPLYGTIVCRCETVTEGEIVDAMHRPLAPRSVDGIKRRCTPGMGRCQGGFCGPRVQAIIARELGIPESQVPLDRTGMNIILGRTKERKEAGEQ, from the coding sequence ATGTTTGATGTAGCAATCATCGGCGGTGGGGCGTGTGGTTGTTCGCTGCTGTATGAGTTGAGCCGCTACAAGGTGAACGCGGTGCTTTTGGAAAAGGAAAACGACGTAAGCGTCGGTACTACCAAAGCGAACAGCGCGATCGTGCATGCGGGGTACGACCCGGAGCCGGGTACCTTGATGGCCCGCTACAATGTGGAGGGCAACCGGATCATCGAGCAGCTTTGCGCAGATCTGGATATTTTATATGATAAAATCGGATCACTTGTACTTGGATTTTCTGAAGAGGACCGCGCAACGGTGGAAGCTTTGTATCAAAGAGGCGTAGAAAACGGCGTGCCGGGATTGCGTATTATTGAAACAGAGGAGCTGCACCGGATGGAACCGGCGCTGAGCGAAACTGCTCTGTTTGCCCTTTGGGCTCCCAGCGCGGGCATTATTAATCCGTGGGAGCTGGCGATTGCACAGGCTGAGGCGGCTGTGCAGGGCGGCGCGAAGGTGATGCTGGACGCGGAAGTGACCGGTATTGAGAAAAATGGGGAGTCCTTTACCATCCAGACTGCCCAAGGGCCGGTGGAAGCCCGTTTTGTTGTCAATGCTGCCGGAGTATATACAGACCGTATCGCATCTATGGCAGGTGACAACAGCTTTCAGATTACCCCGAACCGGGGAGAGTATTTTGTTCTCGATACCACTCAGGGCAAGCTTGTCAGCCGTGTGATCTTCCAGTGTCCGACCAAGGTGGGGAAAGGTGTACTGGTTTCGCCCACCGTACACGGAAATCTGATTGTCGGCCCCAACGCGGAAGACGTTGACGTGGATGACGCCGACACCACCTCCAACGGTCTGCACAATGTGCGGCAGGCGGCGCTCAGAAGCGTTCCAACCATCAATTTCCGCGACTCCATCCGCAATTTTGCGGGAGTGCGCGCCATTTCTACACAGGATGATTTTATTGTGGGGCCGAGTAAGGCCTGCGAGGGCTTTTTTAACATTGCGGGAATCAAGTCCCCAGGGCTGACTTCATCCCCGGCGATTGCGCGCGATATGGTGCAGCATCTGCACCGCGCCGGTCTGGAGCTTTCGCCGAACCCTGATTTTGTGTCTAAGCGTCGCGTGCTGCGGTTTAAATCCCTTAGCGCGAAGGAACGCGGCGAAGCTATTCAACGCAACCCGCTTTACGGCACCATCGTGTGCCGCTGTGAAACCGTGACCGAGGGCGAGATTGTGGACGCCATGCACCGCCCGCTTGCGCCGCGTTCCGTAGATGGTATTAAGCGCCGCTGTACACCAGGCATGGGGCGCTGCCAGGGCGGCTTCTGCGGGCCGAGGGTACAGGCGATTATTGCCCGTGAACTGGGGATTCCGGAGAGCCAGGTGCCTCTGGACCGCACCGGGATGAATATCATCCTTGGTCGGACGAAAGAGCGGAAGGAGGCGGGGGAGCAGTGA